A segment of the Azospirillum lipoferum 4B genome:
CAGCTTGGCGAAGTCGCGATAGTCCTGCAGCAGGCCCGGCCCGTGGCGGGTGTGCAGCTTTGCCCGGATCATGCGCGACAGGCCGGAGACCAGCGGTGCCGCAGCGAGCAGGAGGAGCGCCTGGAACAGCCCCAGGATCAGGTGTGAGAAGGTCAGCATGGCGTCCTCCCGTCAGACGGCCAGCGCCAGCAGCGCGATCAGCGCCGCGACGATGTAGAGGCAGTAGATCCGGAAATCGCCGGCCTGGATGCCCTGCAGCCACTTGCCGCCGGCATCGACCGCACCGGCAATCGGGGCGATGACGCTGCGGTCGGCCAGCGGTTCGGTGCGCCGCGCCAGCGTGACCACCCGCTCGAAGCCGTGGGCGATGCCGGTCCAGCGTCCGGAGATCGAGCGGCGCATGGTGTAGAGCGGGGCGAAGAACATGCGGATCGGCTGGGCGAAGCTGCCGGCGCTGGCGGGCATGTGATGGTCCGGTAGGTAACCGGCCGCCCAGGGCGCCGCCACCTTGCGGTCGCCGCCGCGCTTGGCCGCGAAGGCCGCCTTCAGCGCGATGGGCAGGAAGGCCATGGCGATCAGCAGGATGGCGATCAGCGGGGTGGACAGCGTCGCCTGCTGGGCATCGCCCGGCAGCAGGGTGGCGCCGACCGCCAGCGTCACCGGAGCGGTGCCGATGGTCGCCGCCGCGATGCGGCCCATCACCGGCGCCACCAGCGGAGCCAGCAGGCCGAGCGCGACGCAGGCGACGGCCAGCACCGCCATGCCGGCGACCATCGCGGCCGGCGCCTCGCGCGCCTCCTCGGCATGATGGCTGCGCGGCGCCCCGGCGAACATGATGCCGTAGGCCTTGACGAAGCACATCACTGCCAGCGCGCCGGTCAGCGCCAGCATGACGGCGGCGATGGGGGCGGCGAACTTCACCAGCGGGGTGCCGTCCAGCGCCGCGGCGAACAGCGCCTGGTAAGTGTACCATTCCGACACGAAGCCGTTCAGCGGCGGGATCGCCGAGATGGCCAGAGCGCCGACCAGGAAGGACAGGGCGGTCCAGGGCATGGTCCGGGCCAGCCCGCCCATCTTCTCCATGTCCTTGGTGTGCATGCGGAAGATGGCGGAGCCGGCGCCGAGGAACAGCAGACCCTTGAACACCGCATGGTTCAGCAGGTGATAGAGGCCGGCCATCAGGCCCAGCACCGCCAGCACCGGCTGGTGCAGCGCCATGCCGATCATGCCGGTGCCGACGCCCAGCAGGATGATCCCGATATTCTCGACCGAGTGGTAGGCGAGCAGCTTCTTGATGTCGTGCTCTGCCAGGGCATAGACGACGCCCAGCACCGAGGACACGGCACCGAAGGCCAGCACCAGCAGGCCCCAGCCCAGCATCGCCGGCCCGGCGCTGGCGCCCAGCAGGTCGATGCCGACCTTGACGATGCCGAACACGCCGATCTTGATCATCACGCCGGACATCAGCGCCGAGGCATGCGACGGCGCCGCCGGATGGGCGCGCGG
Coding sequences within it:
- the hyfB gene encoding hydrogenase 4 subunit B, encoding MIPLSLLIMSLLLSCGGAILCLLLKHREGDIRLGGSGVGIAAALAGLASGLAAIGASQPAILDAAGPYPFAHFVLRLDPLAGLMIAVISLLSLVAWIYGFAYVREYAGRGIGAMGFFMNAFIASMMLVVTADNAFWFLIFFEMMSLASYFLVIFDQDDEAVGAGFLYFLVAHGGSVLIMAAFFLMANRAGSFDFAAFRAHPLPAPLDSVAFLLAFIGFGAKAGMIPLHIWLPRAHPAAPSHASALMSGVMIKIGVFGIVKVGIDLLGASAGPAMLGWGLLVLAFGAVSSVLGVVYALAEHDIKKLLAYHSVENIGIILLGVGTGMIGMALHQPVLAVLGLMAGLYHLLNHAVFKGLLFLGAGSAIFRMHTKDMEKMGGLARTMPWTALSFLVGALAISAIPPLNGFVSEWYTYQALFAAALDGTPLVKFAAPIAAVMLALTGALAVMCFVKAYGIMFAGAPRSHHAEEAREAPAAMVAGMAVLAVACVALGLLAPLVAPVMGRIAAATIGTAPVTLAVGATLLPGDAQQATLSTPLIAILLIAMAFLPIALKAAFAAKRGGDRKVAAPWAAGYLPDHHMPASAGSFAQPIRMFFAPLYTMRRSISGRWTGIAHGFERVVTLARRTEPLADRSVIAPIAGAVDAGGKWLQGIQAGDFRIYCLYIVAALIALLALAV